Within the Marinobacter qingdaonensis genome, the region CAGGTGCTCAACAGTCTGCCCCGCCGCCAGATTCCCTACCTCCGTCGCCACATTGGCGTGGTCTTCCAGAACCACCAGTTGCTGTTCGATCGCACCGTGTTCGACAACGTCGCCATGCCGCTCGAGGTGATGGGGGCGTCGCCCAATGACATCGGCCGCCGGGTGCGGGCCGCGCTCGACAAGGTTGGCTTGCTCAGCAAGGAGAAAATGAACCCGATGCAGTTGTCGGGCGGTGAGCAGCAGCGGGTCGGCATTGCCCGGGCGGTGGTCAACAAGCCCCCGGTGCTGCTGGCGGATGAGCCTACCGGTAACCTGGACCCGGAGTTGTCGGCGGACATCATGGATCTGTTCGGCCAGTTCAGTCAGGTGGGGGTGACCGTGCTGATTGCGACCCACGACATTGCCCTGATCAACCAGCTCGACCGGCGCACCCTGACGCTCGACCATGGTCGACTGATTGCCGGCGGATCGCCGCTGGTAGGGGGTGTGAGTGGCCACTGACCCCCGTCGCAAGACCGAGTCCGCGCGCGGCGCCGGCACCGTGAAGGCGCCGTGGCGCCAGCAACTGGCCAGCTATGTCGATCATCACCGCAAGGTGGCCC harbors:
- the ftsE gene encoding cell division ATP-binding protein FtsE, producing the protein MIEFRQVTKRYDSDHTALRQVNFSLHRGELAFLTGHSGAGKSTLLKLIMVMERPSAGELIVGGQVLNSLPRRQIPYLRRHIGVVFQNHQLLFDRTVFDNVAMPLEVMGASPNDIGRRVRAALDKVGLLSKEKMNPMQLSGGEQQRVGIARAVVNKPPVLLADEPTGNLDPELSADIMDLFGQFSQVGVTVLIATHDIALINQLDRRTLTLDHGRLIAGGSPLVGGVSGH